Proteins encoded together in one Camelina sativa cultivar DH55 chromosome 9, Cs, whole genome shotgun sequence window:
- the LOC104714561 gene encoding S-type anion channel SLAH1-like translates to MGSLEISKQETHIKIDNSISSNKERKNDIADAKPIVLMSILRGLHAGYFRISLSLCSQALLWKIMIAPDSPSMSHMHSKLPPMAFHLLWYLALVTQVSLCFLYALKCIFLPDMVKAEFLHYIGVNYLYAPSISCLLLLQSAPMMEPNSVLYQILFWVFAVPVLTLDTKLYGQWFTTEKRFLSMLANPASQVSVIANLVAARGAAEMGWKECALCMFSLGMVHYLVIFVTLYQRLPGGNNFPTKLRPIFFLFFAAPAMASLAWNSISGTFDAVAKMLFFLSLFIFMSLVCRPNLFKKSMKKFNVAWWAYSFPVTFLALDTVQYAQEVKDSIGSGLMLIFSSISVLIFLCMMVLTAANSNRLLRRDHVLGSATSPKDKQKSLPVNAAL, encoded by the exons ATGGGAAGCTTGGAAATTTCTAAGCAAGAAACTCATATCAAAATTGATAACTCAATATCAagcaacaaagagagaaaaaatgacATTGCCGATGCTAAACCCATTGTCTTAATGTCTATCTTGCGTGGTCTCCACGCAGGCTATTTCAGAATAAGTCTTTCTCTCTGTAGCCAAGCTCTGTTGTGGAAGATAATGATCGCGCCTGATTCACCAAGCATGTCTCATATGCATAGCAAACTCCCACCTATGGCGTTCCATCTCCTGTGGTACCTAGCACTTGTAACACAAGTGTCACTCTGTTTTTTGTATGCCTTGAAGTGTATTTTCTTACCTGACATGGTTAAAGCAGAGTTCTTGCACTATATTGGAGTGAACTATCTTTACGCTCCATCCATTTCATGCCTTCTCTTGCTTCAATCAGCTCCAATGATGGAACCAAACAGCGTTTTGTATCAAATACTATTCTGGGTGTTTGCTGTTCCGGTCTTGACACTAGACACAAAGCTTTACGGTCAGTGGTTCACAACAGAGAAAAGGTTCTTGTCAATGCTAGCAAACCCTGCAAGCCAAGTATCAGTAATCGCAAACCTTGTGGCTGCACGAGGAGCAGCAGAGATGGGTTGGAAAGAGTGTGCTCTATGCATGTTCTCCCTTGGAATGGTTCACTATTTGGTTATCTTTGTCACTCTTTATCAACGGTTACCAGGCGGAAACAATTTCCCAACCAAGTTAAGgccaatcttcttcttgttctttgctGCACCAGCCATGGCAAGTCTAGCCTGGAACTCCATTTCTGGTACCTTTGATGCTGTAGCAAAGATGTTGTTCTTCCTTTCCCTTTTCATCTTCATGTCCCTG gtGTGTAGGCCAAATCTTTTCaagaaatcaatgaaaaaatTCAATGTTGCATGGTGGGCTTACTCGTTCCCCGTTACCTTTCTTGCGTTAGACACAGTTCAGTATGCGCAAGAGGTGAAAGACTCGATTGGTTCTGGCTTGATGCTTATCTTCTCATCCATCTCAGTTTTGATCTTCCTCTGTATGATGGTACTGACAGCAGCAAACAGCAATAGACTACTCAGACGTGATCATGTCCTTGGTTCCGCTACAAGTCCAAAAGACAAGCAAAAATCATTACCGGTCAATGCGgctttgtaa
- the LOC104714562 gene encoding aspartic proteinase A2-like, translated as MGVDLRTVAVSLFVSLLLFVSATSESNDDGTFRVGLKKLKLDPNNRLATRFGSNQEEALRSSFRSYNNNLGGDSGDADIVALKNYLDAQYYGEISIGTPPQKFTVIFDTGSSNLWVPSGKCFLSLSCFFHAKYKSSRSSTYKKSGERAAIHYGSGSISGFFSYDAVTVGDLVVKDQEFIEATSEPGITFVVAKFDGLLGLGFQEISVGNATPVWYNMLTQGLIKKPVFSFWLNRDPKSEEGGEIVFGGVDPNHFRGEHTYVPVTQRGYWQFDMGEVLIDRESTGYCGSGCSAIADSGTSLLAGPTAVIAMINKAIGASGVVSQQCKTVVDQYGQIILDLLLAETQPKKICSQIGLCDFDGTEGVSMGIESVVDKENMKSSSGLRGAGCPPCEMAVVWIQSQLRQNMTQERIVNYVNEICERMPNPNGESAVDCSKLSTMPTVSFTIGGKVFDLAPEEYILKIGEGPVAQCISGFTALDIPPPRGPLWILGDVFMGKYHTVFDFGKERVGFAEAV; from the exons ATGGGAGTGGACTTGAGAACGGTTGCGGTTTCACTCTTTGTGTCGTTGCTGTTGTTTGTCTCAGCCACTTCTGAGAGCAATGATGATGGCACATTCAGAGTTGGCTTGAAAAAACTGAAACTGGATCCTAACAACCGACTTGCAACACGCTTTGGTTCCAATCAAGAAGAGGCCTTAAGATCTTCTTTCCGTTCGTACAACAACAATCTTGGTGGTGATTCTGGAGATGCTGATATTGTCGCGCTCAAGAATTACTTGGATGCTCAGTACTATGGTGAGATTTCTATCGGTACTCCACCGCAGAAGTTCACTGTCATTTTTGATACCGGAAGCTCTAACCTTTGGGTGCCATCAGGGAAGTGTTTTCTCTCG CTCTCTTGTTTCTTTCATGCCAAGTACAAGTCCTCTCGTTCAAGCACATATAAGAAGAGTG GGGAAAGAGCCGCAATCCATTACGGCTCAGGATCCATCTCTGGTTTCTTTAGTTATGATGCTGTCACAGTTGGTGATTTGGTTGTCAAAGATCAG GAGTTTATTGAGGCAACCAGTGAGCCAGGTATAACATTCGTGGTGGCTAAATTTGATGGTCTACTTGGTCTTGGATTCCAAGAGATTTCTGTTGGAAACGCCACTCCTGTTTG GTACAATATGCTCACCCAAGGCCTTATCAAGAAGCCGGTGTTTTCATTTTGGCTTAACCGTGATCCAAAAAGTGAAGAAGGAGGTGAAATCGTATTTGGAGGTGTTGATCCAAACCATTTCAGAGGAGAACATACATATGTTCCTGTGACACAAAGGGGTTACTGGCAG TTTGACATGGGTGAGGTTCTCATTGATCGTGAATCTACCG GCTACTGTGGAAGTGGTTGTTCTGCGATAGCAGATTCTGGAACATCCTTACTTGCGGGGCCAACG gCTGTGATTGCCATGATAAACAAAGCTATTGGAGCATCTGGAGTTGTTAGCCAGCAATGCAAGACTGTTGTTGACCAATATGGACAAATCATTTTGGATTTACTTTTGGCTGAG ACTCAACCAAAGAAGATCTGCTCACAAATTGGTCTTTGCGATTTCGATGGCACCGAAGGGGTCAG TATGGGGATTGAGTCGGTGGTGGACAAGGAAAACATGAAATCATCTAGTGGTCTTCGAGGTGCGGGTTGTCCTCCATGTGAAATGGCGGTTGTGTGGATACAGAGCCAGTTGAGGCAGAACATGACTCAAGAGCGGATAGTAAACTATGTTAATGAG ATATGCGAGCGCATGCCTAATCCAAATGGAGAGTCTGCAGTGGACTGCTCAAAACTCTCTACAATGCCGACTGTTTCATTCACCATTGGAGGCAAAGTCTTTGACCTTGCTCCAGAAGAG TACATACTAAAGATTGGAGAAGGACCAGTGGCACAATGCATCAGCGGGTTTACCGCACTTGACATCCCGCCACCTCGTGGACCTCTCTG GATACTGGGAGATGTGTTCATGGGCAAATACCACACGGTCTTTGACTTTGGGAAGGAGCGGGTTGGGTTCGCAGAAGCTGTATAA